The genomic interval TGCCATTTTAGAGAAAATATCGCATGAACTCTATACGGTGGAGAGCATCTCCAAAGTGCGTCTTAAAGCCATCATCGATGAAGTTCTTTAGTGGATTTTGCCTTGCAAACGAGCAAGAACTCTTTACTCCGTATCTAAACCAAAGCGATTTCACCGTCGCTGGGTTTAGTTACGGAGCCATCAAAGCATTCGAATACGCCCTTACATGTAAAGAGCGCATCGACACCCTCCAACTCTTCTCACCCGCCTTTTTCGGGGACAAAAACGCAAAATTTAAAAAACTTCAAACGCTCTCCTTTTCCAAAAACAGTGACCTTTATACACAAAATTTTATGCGAAATTGTGTGTATCCATCCACGTTTGATATACAATCATTTTTTCAAAAAGGAAATCTTGAAGAGCTGAATGAGCTTTTGAACTACACATGGGAAAAGGAGCGTTTACGCACTTTGCAAGAGCGAGGCATGAACATCGAAGTCTATGTTGGCGAATGTGACACCATCATTGATGCTTTACATGTAAAAGATTTTTTCGTACCTTACGCAAGCGTTTACTACCTCAAACGAGTAGGGCACATCTTAAAATGATGCAACCTTTAGATGAAGCCGCCGTTTTAAAACGCTTACACGAGCCTTCTCCTCGTGCTTTTTTCCTTCTGTTCTACACCAACCAATGCAGTCAATGCAAAATCGCCCGCGCAAGAGTAGAACGAGTGATGCAAAAAAGTAAGTTTGAAGTGGATTTTTTCAGATGTAATCTCGATGAAGCTCCCGCAGTAGCCGAATATTTTAACATGCGCTCTGTACCCGTTTGTATGACATACAACCAAAAAGGCGAGCAGCAAAGGGTTGAATACGGTCTAAAATCTGAGGCCGTTTATGAGAGTATGGTATTGGGAGTTAATACGCAAAAAGGCGACCCGAAGTCTCGGTTGTTGGGGTTTTAGGGGTATGATGATGTTTTTACATGTAAAAAAATTCTGACCCTATTTTTCTATTTTTATTTCTTTAATGCAACAAAATATTTGATAAATTACCCTACAGCTAATTTGTTTCTCAATCTCAATGTTAGGATAGTAAAAAATGGTTATTAATTCAGAAAGAAAATATTCATCAATTGAATCACAAATTGATGAAGAATTTATGCATATTTCAGATTTCATATGGAAAAGTAACTACTTAATATTAGAAGAGAAAAAACGTGAAAAAGAAATATATAGTATGTATGAAGAAGCTGCCATTGATATGATAACTGCAAACCTTAGATGGGAATATGAATCATTCAAGATAAATAAAATTTTTCCTTATCTTACTAATGTTAGTAATTTATTCACACTAATCTCAATTCTTGAACATAACTTATTAAAGCTTGCAAAAGAACTAGAAAGTAGAGATAGTTCCTTACTAATAAGTGATATCAGAGGAGTAGGAATTAATAAACTTTTTGAATACTTTAAAAAGAAAAATATTAATCTAGAAAAAGTAACTTTGTTTAAACAAATACAAGCATCAATAAAAATTAGAAATTGTTTTTTTCATGCAAGTGGTGTTATTTCATGGTCAAAAGATGATATCGAATTAAAAAATATTGTAAAGAATAAACTTTATTTTGATCAAGAGTTTAGAGAAAAGCCAAATATAAAGAATAATAAAGAGTGGATAATTTCAATAGTTAAATCAGACTATGGTCAACAATTACAATTAACTCATAAATACACATTTATTTTATCAAGTTATATTAAAGATTTTTTAAAGGAGTTATGCCGTGTTTTGTCTGAAAAATATGTAGTATAACAGGAACAGATTACTTTAAATCTTTAACTAAAGAAAATAATATAAAAAGTAGCCTCTCATCACTCAAACCAAACCCCCGAAATCAACTCATAAGATTTTATTCTATCCTCTGGGTTATAGATCATAGAGTTTATCATCACTTCATTCGCACCCGTTCGCTTAATAAGGCTTTCAAGTTTTTCTTTCACAAATTCGGGCGTTCCCCAGATGGACTCACGTGTTTTATGTCGTATGCTCTTCTCTTCCCACGGTTCCCATAAACGACTCATATCGTGTGTTGGCTTACTTAACGGACTATTATCACCACGTTGGAGATGAAGAAACTTTTGAAGTTCTGTTGTCGCTAAGTAGTGTGCTTGTTCCGTTGTTTCGGCACAGACGACATTAATGCAGATGATGATATAAGGCTCTTTTAACGAGGAAGAGGGTTTAAAGTTTGCACGATAGAGTTTTATGGCATCTTCCATGGCATCAGGTGCAAAGTGTGATGCAAATGCAAAAGGCAATCCCTTTTCTGCCGCTAATTGCGCGCTAAACGTGCTCGAGCCAAGCAACCAGATGGGGATGTCGAGTCCGTATCCAGGGACTGCTTTGATCCCTTTTGTGCCTGCACGATCTGATAAAAAGTATTGCAACTGTTCAAGCATCAGAGGAAAGTCTGAGCCGTCATTGTTTATGTCACGTCTAAGGGCAAGCATGGTTTGTCTATCGGTTCCTGGAGCTCTTCCTAAACCCAAATCTATTCTATGTGTATATAAAGACTCTAACGTTCCAAATTGCTCAGCAATAACGAGTGGTGCATGGTTTGGTAGCATGATTCCACCTGAGCCTATTCTGATCGTTTGAGTTTTTGCTCCAATGTAACTTAATACGACCGATGTTGCGGCACTAGCAATTCCGCTAAAATTGTGATGTTCTGCTACCCAATACCGTCTATATCCAAACGCTTCAACCCCTTGGGCTAGTTTTGTGCTGTTTTCGATGGCTTGAGCTATGGTGAAGCCTTCTCCTACGGGAATTAAATCTAAAACCGATAATGGTATTTTTGGACTATTCATGTTTTTCTCCATTTAAAAGCATCGCGTCTAAACATTTCTCTCACTATAGTCAAATAAGATTAAGAATAACATTACCTAAAGATAGAACGTTTGCGCCTTCAGGAAGAGAAGAGGGCTAAACTTTTGACCTTTACATGTAAAGAAAAAATAGCTCATCTTCACTCACTACAGATTAGGCTGTGGGAACAGTCCCACCATCAATCACATATTCCATGCCCGTTATGGATGCGGCACGAGGGGAGACCAGAAACGTGATGAGATCAGCCACTTCTTGCGTCCGAGCGGGGCGACCAAGTGGAATGCCACCTAAGGCGTCCATGATAATCTTTTTTCCACCTTCGTAATCAGTCTTGGCTTGATCCGCGAGCCGTTCGGCAAGTTGAATAGCCGCCTCGGTCTCAACCCACCCTGGAGAGACACGCACCACGCGGATACCTTTTGGCGTAATCTCTTTAGAGAGACTTTTACTGTAAGTGGATAACGCCGCCTTTGCCGCCGCATAAGCGGTTGTTGATTCGGGTAATGGCAGTTCGTGTTGTATGGATGTCACATGAATGATAACACCTGAGCCTTGCGCAATCATAGAGGGAATTAAACCTCTGTCAATGCGCACAGCAGGCATCAGATTTTGATTGATCGCGGCATCCCATTCACCGTCATTGAGAGCTAAAAATCCGCCGCCTGGGGCGTTCGAACCACCGAGGACATTGACAATGACGTCAACGCCTCCGAGGCGGTCAAGAACAGCTTTTGTAACGGTTTGACATCCCTCTGCGCTCGTAAGATCTGCCGCTATGTAGATGATGTCAGAAGGTGCCGTGTCAGGGATCGAACGTGCCGTTGCAACGACCGTCATACCAGCATCATGCAATGACTCAACGACGGCCGCACCAATCCCTTTTGTGCCACCTGTCACAAGAGCCCTGAGTCCCGTGAGTTCAAGGTCGAAGCTCATAGGATGACTTCTAGGGACGCTATTTTAGTGCCCTCTAAGGTAAAGAAATAGCGAAGGTCAACGGGGCTACCAGGAAAGTTACCTTCAACGCGACTCGTGACCATTGTTATACCATCTTTTTCTTCGCATGCGAAGGGCACACACGTGTAGGTATATTTCGCTGAAGAATCTATTTTCCATTGTTTGATGGCGGCTAAACCATTGTAGGTGTTGCCTTCATCTTTTACTACGGCGTTGTCAGTGAAACATTTGCCAACAGTCTCACTATCACCTCTGTCTGCGGTGAAATAGTCGTCGATGGGTTGTGGAAGATTGAGAGACTTATTCATAATTTTAGTTCCTTTCTCGTTCGTAGATGTGCCAAATGGCTGTATCCATTATACAAACGATAACTGGACTACATTATGTCATGTTATAAATTTTCTCTGATATTTTTTAAAAATTTTCTCTGATTGCCTATACATTTCATCACGAATGTGTTGCGGTTCAACCACTTCTAAATCATCTCCAAAAGAGAGCAGATAGCGCATCAGCCACTTATTATCTGGTAAAACTGTCTCTATCCTTAACGAACCGTCTTCATTTTTGCTGATACTTTCCTCATTGAACTCTTCATACGCCTTATATGCACCATCGTGAGAAATTTTCAATTTGATAGTGATCCATTGTTCATGCCCGTTATCTTGAGGCTCTTCATTCTGTTCAGCACGTTTGGTAAAACATTCTTGTGTGACACCAATACTTGATATGCGTGAAATCTTAAATGTTCTATAGCTATTTTTAGATAAGCAAAACCCATAAAGATACCACGCATTGACCTTATACACAAGCTTTATAGGTTCAATCTTTCGTCTGCTTTTTTCTCCAAAGCCGTTTATATAGTCAAATTCGATGATCAAACTGCCAAGAATGGCATCTTTAAGAGTGGTAAATTGAGATATTTGATTTTGATTGCTCCCCCAAGGAGAAAAGTCAACCTCAATCCAATTTACCCCATTTTTTTTAAATAAACCACTTAACCTTGAAAGTACCTTATCGTCTTCTAAATGATGCGTTATGCTCAAGCTCTGCAAGGCATACAGTATTTCGTTTTGTTCCTTGTCTGAAAGAACAGATTTGTTCAGTACATAACCATCTGTTATTCCTATACCGCCACCTTTTCCACGACTCGCATAGATAGGTATCCCCGCGGAAGAGAGCGTGTTGACGTCACGATAGATTGTTCTGATGGAAACCTCAAAATGCTCAGATAGTTCGCTCGCCGTTATTGTTTTTTTATCCAGAAGGATATAGACAATTTCAAATAATCGATTGATTTGCATTCTTTTCCTTCAATTTCTTTACATGTAAAGATAGAAACACGATAAAATATAAAAATAGTCTATCCTCATTATTTTATCGAAAACGCCAAGGAATCCTCCTCATGAATGCAACACCAAGCGATTCCAGAGAGCTGTTTGCCCTCAACAAACCAAAGGGCTATCTAGTCACACGCTCTGACGATCTTGGGCGAAAAACCGTTTATGATCTTTTGCCTGAGTGGGCTTTTAAGGAGGGATGGATGCCCATCGGACGGCTTGATCTTGAATCAAAAGGGCTTTTACTCTTTACGACCAACAGCAAAATAAACCACGCATTGACCACGCCTAAAAATTGCATCAAGGTCTATGAGATTTGGGTGAGAGGTCATGTGAGCGATGAGCATATCGCAGAAGCATTAAAAGGGGTGGAAAGCCCGCAAGGGTTACTGAAAGCGCTTGAAGTCGTAAAAATGGGCATGGGAGGTGCTAAAACAAAACTCAGGATTATCATTGACGAGGGGAAAAATCGGCATATCCGCAGACTGTTTGGAGCACTGAAAGACCCAAAATTTGGCACGCCTTTAAAGGTCTTAGAATTGTGTAGAATCAGCATTGGCAGCTTTAAACTCGATATTAAAAGTGCTCAGTGGCGTTTTCTCTCCGTTGAAGAAGAAAAACTGCTCATTAAAAATCTTGATTAATACAAAGCGTTACATGTAAACATTTTATGACTCAAAAGTCTTTACATGTAAAGACAAAAATAGCTTTTTTCACCAACCCTTATTTTCCAAAATCAGACTCAATATTTTATCTCCATCAAGCATAAAAGGATTACAATGGCGTCATGTCAACGAGATAGAAAGGATTTTTCATGAATGACAACATTGCGATGTACTTTGCTAAGCTTTTAGCCGAAGTAGGGATTAAGAGAATATGGGGAATTACAGGTGATTCTTTAAATGGATTGAGTGATAGTTTGAAAAAATTGGGACAAATTGAGTGGATGGGAACGCGTCATGAAGAAACAGCAGCTTTTGCGGCGGGTGCTGATGCGAAAGTGAGTGGTAAAATCGCCGTTTGTGCAGGCTCTTCAGGGCCTGGAAATTTGCATCTGATTAACGGTCTTTTTGATTGTCACCGAAATGGCGTGCCTATTTTGGCGATCGCTTCGCATATACCTTCGAGTGAAATCGGAAGTGGGTATTTTCAAGAGACGCATCCTGAAAATTTATTTAAAGAGTGCAGTGTTTATTGTGAGTTGGTCTCGACTCCTGAGCAGATGCCTTATATTTTAGAAACAGCTATCAGACAAGCCATCTTAAAAAAAGGGGTTAGTGTCATCGTCATACCAGGGGATATTTTGCTTCGCCCTATGCCAAAAGATGCCAAATATTTGTGGAGCGAACCGCGTTTTCCAAAGGTGATACCAAGCAGTGAGGACATCAACGAACTTGCAAAAATTTTAAATGACAATCAAAAAGTAACATTCCTGTGTGGGGCAGGGTGCAGTGATGCCCATAATGAAGTGATGCAGCTTGCAAAACTTCTGGGCGCTCCCGTTGTCCATGCACTCGGAGGCAAAGACTCCATGGAAGGAAACAACCCAAATAGCGTCGGCATGACAGGACTCATCGGGTATGAATCGGGTTATTATGCGATGGAAAGCTCCGATGTTTTGCTCATTTTAGGCTCAGCATTTCCATATAAAGCGTTTTACCCACAAAAGGCAAAAATCGTTCAAATCGACATCAAACCTGAAGCGCTAGGAAGACACACCCAAATCAATCTAGGAATGGTGGGCGATATAAAATCGAGCTTGGAACTTTTAGTGCCCAAAATCAAACAAAAAGAGAATGACACCTTTTTAAAAAGTGCCTTGGAACACTATAAAACAACGGTTGAAAAGTTTGATAAATTAGCCAGTGGAGACAGCAAAGAGGGGTTGATTCACCCACAATATTTGACAAAACTGCTTAACACCTATGCGAGTGATGACGCGATATTTACATGCGATGTCGGCACACCTACGGTTTGGGCGGCGCGGTATATAAGCATGAATGGAAAGCGAAAACTGATCGGTTCGTTCAGTCACGGTTCCATGGCAAATGCCCTTCCACAAGCCATCGGCGCAAAAGTGAGCAGTCCTGAGAAACAAGTCATTGCCTTGTGTGGCGATGGCGGTTTTGCGATGCTCATGGGCGATATATTGACACTGACTCAGCATAACATCAAAGCAAAAATCGTGATTTACGATAACAGTTCATTAGGATTTGTCGCCATGGAGATGAAAGCAGGTGGCTACTGGTATGACAACACAGAATTAACCAATCCAGACTTTGCCGCAATCGCCAATGCCGCTGGCATTAAAGGCATGAGAGTCGAAAAACCTGAAGATTTGGAAGAGCGCGTCAAAGAGTTCCTTGCCTATGATGGCGCCGCTTTGCTTGATGTAACCATAGCAAAACAAGAATTGGCAATGCCTCCAAAAATCTCTTTTGAAAATGCAAAAGGGTTCGGCATCTACATGTTAAGAGCGATTATTAATGGCAAAGGCGATGAATTGATCGAAGTGGCAAGAGAGAATTTGATACGATAAAATTGATTAAAGGTGACAGGTTCTTATATCTTGTCACCTTTTTTACGCTTAGAATTTTACGACACTCAATGACCTTTTTTTTCTCTTCATTTCAATTTGCATTAACCTAAGTCAAGATAAAATTTCGCTCGAAATATGTTCAGGTGATTCATTTTCACTAAGAAATTTAACGTGATTTTGGGGTGTCGCCAAGCGGTAAGGCTCTGGTTTCTGGTACCAGCATTCAGGGGTTCGAATCCCTTCACCCCATCCACTTTTTTACTTCAAACAAACCTTATTAAACGCTCACAATATTTTACATGTAAAGCGATTCTCACTTGCTATAATAGTGTATCTTAAAAAATAGGGCGATGTGATGTTAGAGTATCAAGCGATTCTTGACGAAATTTTGCATGAGATCACGCCATATTTAGGTGAGGGAAGGGTGGCTTCGTACATTCCTGAGCTTGCGCGCGTTGAGCCTAGTTCCTTTGCGATGTCGCTTATGTGCGTTGATGGAAGAGAGTTTCATGTGGGAGCGTATGAAAAACGCTTTTCGATTCAGAGTATTTCCAAGCTTTTTACGCTCACTTTGGCGATGCAATTAGCGAATGATTCGCTTTGGGAGCGCATCGGTAAAGAGCCTTCGGGCACGCCTTTTAATTCACTCGTCCAGCTCGAATACGAACATGGCATCCCCCGCAATCCTTTTATCAATGCAGGCGCCCTTGTCGTCACCGATGTCATTTTAAGCCACCTTCAAGACGCGCACCAGAGTGTTTTGGAGTTTATTCGCACACTGTGCGCAAAAGATGACATCAATTTTGATTTTAGCGTGGCAAAGTCCGAGGCACAAACAGGTTTTCGCAACCACGCCATGGCAAACTTTCTCAAAAGCTTTAACAACCTAGAACATGAACCCTCACGTGTGCTGAATGCCTACTTTCATCACTGCTCCATCGCCATGAATACCCAAGAATTAGCCAAATCGGCACTCTTTTTAGCCAACGGCGGCATTCAACATTGGAGCAATACACCCATCTTAAACGCACGCCAAACCAAGCGCATCAACGCGCTTATGCTAACCTGTGGCACGTACGACTCAGTCGGAGATTTCCGTGTGGGATTGCCCGCCAAAAGTGGCGTCGGAGGAGGCATCTTAGCCACACTCCCTGGCAAATTCAGCCTCTGCGTCTGGTCGCCACGGCTCAATGAAAAAGGCAACTCGTTTGCAGGCACGAAAGCGTTAGAGCTTTTTACCACTAAAACGAAGCTTTCGATCTTTTAGTGGTTTGATTTTTGATACAATAATTTGGTGAAAGTAAGAAAAAAATCTTTACATGTAAATAAAATTAAAATTCAGCCTTAACTCTTCTGGAGACTTATACTATGCACAGCTTTACCGAACTTGTAAATAGATGCGCAATCTTTACCCTTAAAACCTTAAGTGATACGAACGAACGAACCATTGAAGCGTTACAAACGAATGGCGCTACTTCTTTAGTAAAAACTCTTCAGATGATACAGCTACAAAAAGTGATTTTGGCAGTCGGTATGTTCTCTATTTTTGAAGCTAACTTGCAAGAAGGGTTAGATTGTACCGATGGATTTGGAGAGGCTAAAAAAATCTTAGACAATGAAGGGAAAACAGATCTGAAAGAGTGCTTTGATAATCTTATTCTAGCTATCAACGTACTCAAACATGGACGCGGTCGCAGTTATGATACGCTCATAGCAAAGGCTAATACGTTACCTTTCAGAATAAAACTACCTGACGAATTTTTCTTTTCCGAAGGTGACGTATCGGAGGTATCGACATTGATTGAAGTTAACGATATGTTCGTCCAGCATTGTGGCAAAGTAATTAATGATGTGTCCAGAGCAATTCGTCAAATACGTCCAGAGTTCATATAAGATCAACCAAAGTAAAAAAGAACTAAACTTTTAATTTTGCCTCTTATAACTCTCTCTTTACATATAACCCCAACCAAACCTTCGGGCTTACCCCATACCACTTCTTAAACGCCCGTAAAAAGGGGCTGGGTTCGGCGTAGCCTAGGTAGGACGCGATGGTGGGGGTGTCCAGTCCTTTTTGGAGGTAGTGTGTTGCTAGCTTTTGACGTACTTCACCTAAAAGCGCTACAAAACTGACTCCTTCTTCTTTGAGCTTTTTTTGAAGGGTTCGTGGGTGCATGCCGATTTTGCGTGCTACGCTCTCTAATGAGACGTCGAGCTCTCCTGTGGCGATGAGAATGTAACCTAAGACTTGATCTTTGAGGCTTCCGTGTACGCTCATTCCCAAACTTTGTTCCGCCTCTTTTTCAAAGACGCTGAGCAGATACGGATTGTCATAACTGGTTTGCATCGCCAATTGTGTTTTATCAAAAAAGAGGGCGTTTTCGACCTCATCAAAGAGAATTGTCTCACCAAATATGCTCTGATAGGCTTTTACATGTAAAGGTTTTGCATGCCGAAAAGTTGTCTGTTTTGGGAAAATAGGATTGGGGATGATTTTGTTAATGAGATGGAGCAGGGCACTTAAATGAATCTCGGCACTGTACTTTTCAAGATGCGTCATCTCTCCCTCTTTGTGAATGAAAAGCGTGAGTTTTGCCCCTTCTTTTTCAGCCACAAAAAGAGGTTTGAGCGTTTTTCCGATGAGCGGATAGTAACGACACAACTTAATGATCGCCTCTTCAACCGTGCGCGAATGCAGCATCAAATAGCCCAAAACACCCAGATTACTAGGCGTAACGGACTCGGCAAATTTAAAGAGTAATCCCGCATCGCCTGAGCGTGCGATCGCTTCTTCGATCAGTTCATGAAGATACGACGCTCTGATCTTACCACCTTTTACATGTAAGGATTGCAGAGTGATGTCGCGCGCCTTCATAAACGCTGTTGCATCATACGCATAGTTCTTGGTTAAAAAAGAGAGAATCACCAAAAACGCTTCCGCAGGAGCCTGCTTAAAGTCATCGAGTCGCAAAATGTCATCCCTTGAGTCGTAAAATGTCACTGGAAATTTCTGGGCAGATTATATACTAACGAGCATTAACCCTGCTTAATAAGGAACCAAAATGGATACCTACAGCGTTGTACTCGCATTTCACGTTATCTCCATCGCGACATGGATGATCATGCTTGTGTATCTTCCCAAACTCTTTGTCTACCACATCACGGCAACCCATGATGCACAGGCACAAATTGCCGTACAAGAGAGCAGTCTTTACAAAGTGGGAACCATTGCGATGATCTTATCGATCAAGTTTGGGCTTATCTTACTCTACCTCAATCCTTATCTGCTCAAAAGTGGAGGGTGGTTGCATCTAAAGCTTACGTTGGCGGCATGTATGGTCGTTTATCACTTTACATGTAAGAAATTCATCACGCAATTTACCAAAGAGGGCGTCTCTCAAAACCTGCTCTTTTTCAGGGTTTTTCGAGTGATTCCTGAGATTACGACAGCACTCATTATACTTCTTACGATCATCAAGCCATTTTAAAAAATGGCTTGAAATTCCATTGACAATCTTCTTTAAAAAATGTAGTATTTCAAAAATGAATGACCGTCAGTCATTATTGAAAGGGAGTAGATGGCACGTATTATAGACAAAGAAGAAAAACGACTCGATATTGCCAGCGCATCGATTGAATTATTTGCACGAAAAGGCATTGCACAGACCAGCATCGAAGAGATTGCCAAAAGTGCGGGTGTTGCCAAAGGAACGATCTATCTCTACTTTAAAAATAAAGAGGAGATTATTTTTGCTATTTGGGACATGTTAGCCTCACGTCACCAAGAGACATTTCAAGCACGTATTACCGAAACAATGAGCGCTAAAGAGAAAATCTTGGAGCTTTTTAATTTCAGTGAATGCAAAGAAGAACACGACAAAGAAGACCTCTTGACCCTTTACCAACACTTCCTAAGTACCATGCTCATTGATAAAACAGGGCTTTACACCAATTATTTTGCAACGATTTGTCAAAGAGATTACGACATTATCTTTCAGTGTATTCAAGAGGGTATTGCCAAAGGAGAGCTTGAAGTACACGATGTGGACAAACTCACCAATACCATTATTATTTTCATGGAAGGTGTTGTCATTCGATCCAAAATGAACAATTTTAATTTTGAACAAACACAATTACATTTAACCCAACATATTGCCTTTTTACTCGATCAATACCTAAGGAAAGAACCATGCAAAAACTAACCCTTTTATGCCTCTTTCCACTGTTTGTTTTTGCGGGAAATTTACCTGAACTCGTAAGCCTTGCAGAACAAAACAAACACGTGGAAGCTTCACGTTATAGCTTAGAAGCGGCAAAAGAAAAAGAGTATGCCACGAAAAGTGGTTATATGCCCAGCCTCAGTTTAGGGGCAAATCAAACCTACAACCAAGAAGAGAGCATACTTTATCCAGAGCGTAGCAGGACAGGTTCTGCCACACTCTCCTTTACCATTTACGATGGTGGGAAGCGTGAAGCACTGTTTGACCAACAACAAGCCCTTGTTAAATCCGCTACGTTTTCACTCTCATCGGTGCAAAATGATGTCTCTTTGAACGTCATCTATTATTATTACAACTACATCAGCACACTGGCTAGCAGAGAATCAACCTTGCAAAAGATGGAACAGCTTGAAGCGGAGCGTTACCGACTTGACAAATACCTCTCTGTTGGCAGTGCAACCGCCGATGAGCTTCAAAAGATCATCTCAACCATCGAGCAAACCAAGGTCGATCTTTTAACCCTAGACAACACGCTCAATAACATCTCAAACACCCTTGAATACCTCACAGGTAAAGAGGTAAGTGTAGAATCAGGCTCTATCATAGCCTTTCAAGAAGGAAAAGTGGAAGATGCCACACGTTTTGATATTTTGGCATTAGAACAGAGTGCGCAAAGTGCCAAAGCCGAAGCCAACGTCGCCAAAGCGCCACATCTTCCAACCATCAAAATAGAAGACACCTACTCACGTTTTAAATACGACTACGCCAACCCTGCATGGGACTCAAACGCCGATCGTCAAAACACCGTGCAACTTTCCATGCAATGGAAGATTTTTGACTTTGGTTCCACTTCCGCGAGTTATCAAGCGGCACAAAAGACGTACCTTTCCAAAAACAGTGATTTGGCGTATGAAAAAGCCAAAGCCAAAGCGAGTTTTAAAAGTGCTCAAAACAGCTATAAAACAGCGCTTGCAAAAATTGAAGCAGCTCATGCAAAACTCACCGCATCTGAAATGACCTACGAACTCGTCAAAAAGAAATTTCAACAAGGTATCGTCAACAACGTCACGTATCTTGACGCCCTTAGCGATAAATTCAATGCCAAATCCCAGCTTCAAACAGCCTTGAATGAAGTGGAATACCAAAAAGCCGTCTTACTCTACGAAATGGGTAAAGAGATAAAAGGAGCCATCCAATGAAAAAAATTTTAATCACTACTCTGTTTATGTTTCAAGCCCTCATTGCAGGGGAAGTTTATGCAACGTTTGATGTTGTCAGCGAGAAAAGTTCCGAGCTTGGTCTTTCCATTTCAGGCGTTGTAGGTGCTTTACATGTAAACGTTGGCGACCGTGTCAAAAAAGGTGATTTGCTCCTTGCTTTAAATAATGCACAAGAGAAAAATGAGTATGAAAGTGCTCGTAAAAATGCAGAACATTCGGTTAAAACATACGAACGCTACGCCAAGATAGCAGATGTCATCGACAAAGAGAAGATGGAAAATTACCTCTATGATAGAGACATTCAGCTCTTGAACGCCCAAAACAAAGAGATTATCTTCAAAAAAACAGAACTTCGCGCTCCGTATGATTTGGTGGTGAGTAAGAAAAACACGGAACTTGGCAACATCGTCCTAGGTTCACAAACCAAACTTTTGAGCGTTGAAAGTACCCACGATGTCAAGCTTGTGCTTAAATTCGATGAAAAGTACTGGACCCAAATCAAAGTAGGGCAAAAATTTACCTATAAAGTTGATGGTAGCGATAAAAAACATGAAGGGGTCATCAGTAAAATCTACCCAACCATTATAGCCAGTACGCGTGAAATGCA from Sulfurospirillum multivorans DSM 12446 carries:
- a CDS encoding SDR family oxidoreductase, with product MSFDLELTGLRALVTGGTKGIGAAVVESLHDAGMTVVATARSIPDTAPSDIIYIAADLTSAEGCQTVTKAVLDRLGGVDVIVNVLGGSNAPGGGFLALNDGEWDAAINQNLMPAVRIDRGLIPSMIAQGSGVIIHVTSIQHELPLPESTTAYAAAKAALSTYSKSLSKEITPKGIRVVRVSPGWVETEAAIQLAERLADQAKTDYEGGKKIIMDALGGIPLGRPARTQEVADLITFLVSPRAASITGMEYVIDGGTVPTA
- the bioV gene encoding pimelyl-ACP methyl ester esterase BioV — its product is MKFFSGFCLANEQELFTPYLNQSDFTVAGFSYGAIKAFEYALTCKERIDTLQLFSPAFFGDKNAKFKKLQTLSFSKNSDLYTQNFMRNCVYPSTFDIQSFFQKGNLEELNELLNYTWEKERLRTLQERGMNIEVYVGECDTIIDALHVKDFFVPYASVYYLKRVGHILK
- a CDS encoding LLM class flavin-dependent oxidoreductase, which translates into the protein MNSPKIPLSVLDLIPVGEGFTIAQAIENSTKLAQGVEAFGYRRYWVAEHHNFSGIASAATSVVLSYIGAKTQTIRIGSGGIMLPNHAPLVIAEQFGTLESLYTHRIDLGLGRAPGTDRQTMLALRRDINNDGSDFPLMLEQLQYFLSDRAGTKGIKAVPGYGLDIPIWLLGSSTFSAQLAAEKGLPFAFASHFAPDAMEDAIKLYRANFKPSSSLKEPYIIICINVVCAETTEQAHYLATTELQKFLHLQRGDNSPLSKPTHDMSRLWEPWEEKSIRHKTRESIWGTPEFVKEKLESLIKRTGANEVMINSMIYNPEDRIKSYELISGVWFE
- a CDS encoding helix-turn-helix transcriptional regulator — translated: MQINRLFEIVYILLDKKTITASELSEHFEVSIRTIYRDVNTLSSAGIPIYASRGKGGGIGITDGYVLNKSVLSDKEQNEILYALQSLSITHHLEDDKVLSRLSGLFKKNGVNWIEVDFSPWGSNQNQISQFTTLKDAILGSLIIEFDYINGFGEKSRRKIEPIKLVYKVNAWYLYGFCLSKNSYRTFKISRISSIGVTQECFTKRAEQNEEPQDNGHEQWITIKLKISHDGAYKAYEEFNEESISKNEDGSLRIETVLPDNKWLMRYLLSFGDDLEVVEPQHIRDEMYRQSEKIFKKYQRKFIT
- a CDS encoding nuclear transport factor 2 family protein, with amino-acid sequence MNKSLNLPQPIDDYFTADRGDSETVGKCFTDNAVVKDEGNTYNGLAAIKQWKIDSSAKYTYTCVPFACEEKDGITMVTSRVEGNFPGSPVDLRYFFTLEGTKIASLEVIL
- a CDS encoding pseudouridine synthase encodes the protein MNATPSDSRELFALNKPKGYLVTRSDDLGRKTVYDLLPEWAFKEGWMPIGRLDLESKGLLLFTTNSKINHALTTPKNCIKVYEIWVRGHVSDEHIAEALKGVESPQGLLKALEVVKMGMGGAKTKLRIIIDEGKNRHIRRLFGALKDPKFGTPLKVLELCRISIGSFKLDIKSAQWRFLSVEEEKLLIKNLD
- a CDS encoding thioredoxin domain-containing protein translates to MMQPLDEAAVLKRLHEPSPRAFFLLFYTNQCSQCKIARARVERVMQKSKFEVDFFRCNLDEAPAVAEYFNMRSVPVCMTYNQKGEQQRVEYGLKSEAVYESMVLGVNTQKGDPKSRLLGF